A region of the Falco peregrinus isolate bFalPer1 chromosome 4, bFalPer1.pri, whole genome shotgun sequence genome:
gtaCAGGGAACTGTACCAAAGCTAACCGTGTGTCAGGAGCGAGGATTCGCAATCCCTTTCGGTGGCCCTAAGAGAGGATGGCTCGGTCCCCTCGTAAGCTGGTCCCCAGCCATTCCCTCCCACAGCccagtgctgggaagctgtggTCTGTGTCTGAAAGGGCAGCACAGGGTAAATGGCAGGGAGCAGCTTAGCTGTTTagcaaagctttttaaaaaagggatgTTGGCTCTGCACCGAGAAAATGTATCAAGGGCGGGAGCTGCCTACGGACCTCACCCACCGGGCTCGCTGTGcggtgctgggcactggtggctGCTCTGAAAAGGCTACAGCAGTAAAAAGAATTGGTCCATGGGTGATTTCTTACGCCGTACGCGCTAGGGATGGAAAGCAGAGATGAAGATGACCTGATGGCAGAACAAAGACTTGCTGTGAGGACAAATACTTGGGCTTGTGCTGGCTGGCAGGCTTGAGAGGGCAGCCAAGAGCTGAGTGATGTGCAGGACCTGGAGAGGACTCCTGCTCCctgcaaaagctgctgaagtgttttgttaTGTTAGTGAGGAGAAGACACAGGCCGTACCTCTTCTGCAGATAAACAAAGGATGTTCTTCTCTCaagctggcagctggcagcaccctTGCAGCAGCGTTCAGGCTACTTGAAAGATGAGTTTTAAAGGGGGGAAGCCCATTTGGTTTCAACATGgtaattcctctttttttactGGTAAGATATCTGTTCTCACAGGAGAGTCTATTTCTGTTAATGGATGTCTTGCTTAGAATGGATGACACAAGTATCTTGGGAAAATTCCCTGATTTCCATCAACTGGTCATCTAAGCAATATCCCTGCGGCCAGTCTGCTGTGCTGACTTAGGAATGAGGAAGGGATTCCAACTTTAGACATGAAGCAGCTGTGCGTGAGGGACCACAGACATCCTCATTCATGGGGAAGTTATATACACAGTGTCAAAAAATTCAAGTAGGATTTATTGTATAGGTAAACGTATAAAATATCTGGGCTCAGGTAGAGAAAAgggtgggagtgggggtggttagaaagagggaaaacaaagcagatgagAGTGTCTTCCAGAAAGCCTGATGGTGTGTTTCTGTCCCTGCAGGTGGGAGAAGCTTCAGCTCAGTATAATTGCCAAGCTGATCTAGCAAATGTTGACTGGATGCCAAAGAAGATGCAAAGGGCTTGAGGTCCAGTCAGTCTGGTGGATACAGTGTCGAAGTGGGTATCACTGGGCAGCCTCAGGAGTCTGGCGACCTGTGCTCTACCAGGCTAAGGACGGTGAGTCTCCAATCCCTGTGGGTCTCGTGATGAAAATATGGCCAAGAGGTTCACATCTTGAGATCGGCGCCTCTCTTTAGTGCCTGTCTCCCAGTGTCTGCCCCTGCCTTAAGCTGTGAGAGATGCTGTCTACAATATAACAATGATGTTCACTGAAAGGGAGCACAGGGGTGTTAAAACAGAGAGAGATTAGTGGTAAGAGTCTGGAGTCCACTTTGCAGAAGTTTTTCTAAGTGCTGAGACTGCTCCTTCTTCTCATCCCTCCTGGAGACAGGTCACACAGACAAATCATCTGACCTTGCCTTGCTGCTGGCACGGCTGGTCTTGCTGAACCGGCGTTTCTCATTGAAGTAGTTCTCGGGGAAGGCGGGCGCCACACATTCGTTGGCCACCTCTGGACTCTCCACGTAGCTGGACTTAATGAAGGGCCCTTcaccagcagcatcctcctggcCATGGACCTTCTCGGTGGCAAAGTTGGCGGTGTTCTGCTGGGAGGCCATCTTGTTGCTGAAGGGACTGATGAACTTCCCATTGGGACTTGACAAGCACTGGTTAAAATCTGGTGGAGGAGTGTACATCTGGGCCCTTTCTACTTGCGGGGCAGACTCCAGTCTCccgggggctgtgctggggctgggtttGTAAGACCGGGAGCACCTCTCTTTGGCTTTCTTCCAGCCCAAGTGGTAGAGCTCAGCCAGGctgaggaaaagggagagcaCCGCCACAGCCAGCATGAAGACGATGAACACGTTCTTCTCGGTGGGACGGGAAACGTAGCAGTTGACAGGGTGGGGGCAAGGTGCCCGCTGGCAGATATACAGGGTCTCCAGGAAGATCCCGTACAAGACATACTGTCCCACAATGAAGGCCACTTCCATGGCCGTGCGAATCAAGATGCTGTAGACGTAGGTGTTCAGCAGGCTGCCCCTGAGTATAATTTTGCCTCCTGATTCATCCCAGCAAGACAgctcagccttctctgccgCAGCGCACTTCTGCTGGTAGTAGGTGTCACCGTTGCTTTTCATCTCTCGAGCCTCTATTTCTGCctccttcatcttcctcttctcctccaTGCGCACCGTGTGCATCGCGTGGCCCATGTACACCAGAGATGGGGTGGAGACAAAGATGATCTGGAGGACCCAAAACCGGACATGGGAGATGGGGAAAGCCTTGTCGTAGCAGACGTTCTCGCAGCCGGGCTGCTGGGTGTCACACATGAAGTCAGACTGCTCGTCTCCCCAGGAGGACTcagctgctgtgcccagcaccagcatccGGAAGATAAAGAGCACGGTCAGCCAGACTTTCCCCACCACTGTGGAGTGTTTGTGGACCTCCTCGAGGAACTCTCCCAGGAAACTCCAGTCCCCCATTTCAGCTCACCAGGAGTGGTGAGAGGTCTTGACGGGAGAATTAGACACAGCTTCTGTGGGAGAAAATAGAAGAGAGTGGTTCTAAGGAGGGTTAGGAAATGGGCAACTAGGAAAGGATGGAGTGAAATGATTTGTTTTGTgtcaaaggatttttttttttttcacctgaaataAATGAGGTCTGGTTTgatgaaaattttgtttcacaTCAACTGAAtactgtgttgctttttttttttgttttattcgGCTCCTGAAATGAAAAGTCACCTTTTTGGCATGACCCAACTACAATCCATTAAATGGGCTGCTAAAGCTGTGAGGATGGGCCAGATTTATTCTTGGTTCAGAAAGCTCTTTCACTGCTGTTTGTACATTACATCCTCTGTGCACTGTGCAGTTAAAGCGGCATTCGTCTGTCTGCAAACTGCACTCTGAGGAATCCTTAGTGGGCTGATCCCCTGGGAGGTAAGACTGGAGTCTACAGCTTGGTCTGAGTAGTGCCTTGGCACTTTCATGTTGCCTTTGTGCAATACCTGCACCGACAGCTGGAATGTGAAGTGCTCGCAGCTCTGGGCTCGATGCCACcactgaaagaaatgcagaggaaaCCTTTCTGTTGCCCACCTGCCCCTTGGCCATAGgttttgctctggttttgcaGTGTCGCCAGTTGCAAGCGCTTCATTTACAAGCTGCAAATGTTCTGGggagtgtgaagactttgatgagctgtgccagccctgcaaACCTAATCTGCTGCCACCCTGTCACGCCTCTCTGAGAGGGGACTGCTGCAAGCTCTGTATGGTGGATCTTGCTCTTGCTTAAGAGCAGACAAAATTCATAGTTGAAATGAGACAAAGAAAAGTCTCCTCTGGAATGCCGCCCAAggaccagcagctcctgggaagcGCTGTTTGGTAGGTGGTTTGATGAGAGGAAAGGTTTGGTGGGCTGCTAGTAAGGTTGCAAAGTGAAGATGTAGAAGGGCCTGCTTCAATTTTGTTTCTGACTCTGACAGACTTTTTCTGGCCAAGTCACTTAACCTCGTGGATAAACAGAGAACGATGGGTTTAATCCATCTTTTGTGGGTCTCTACGGGAGTGCTTGAGCAATCATTTGATCCAGTTATACTCACCATACTCACCTTCCCAGCGGAGCCCTCCCCTGTGCATGAGTTAAGGGCCAGGTGCTATGAAGTGTGCAGTGTTACCTCAGAGAGAATATTCTCCCACAGTCACTCTCtttgaaaatatgcttttgataaatacatgaaaaaccTAATAATTATCataatgaaatatgaaaagcaCTAGACAAAGTGAATCCCAAAGCCATAGGGACCAAATTGTTAACTCTTCTTTATTGTCCCTTGGCCTGTCTTTAAGAGCCAATTAGTTTTACTGTGCAAAGAATGTCTGTGGAGAGTAGACACtgttaaaagctgaaaatttacTGCAGCAATATTGTGCAGTTTTCCTGTGAGCAAGAGCTGGAGAACAGAGAGAGAACACTTGCTGGGGTAACGGCATCCCTTCCTCTGGTTACGTGAGTGATATAATCCAGCGTAGCAGCGCACACGATGACTTATGCCATCGCTTGTCTGTATGCGGCGTCCATCTGCAAGGATGGATGGGGCAAAGATCAGAAGTTGAATCCCTAAACTCCCGGTGCTGCTGAGGACTGCCTTGTGGCAAGGTGAGGACTGTGCAGGTCAGGAGGCAGGGAGGTGGCCACTTGCTGCCCCACCGCCTGCCAGAAGCcgggtgaggagggagaaagggcgcgctgggaaggaaaggatgGGCTTTGGCTCTTGTCTGCTGTGGCAGGCATGCTGCACTCGGGCTGACGTGGGTCCTGGCGGCTGCCTGGTGAATGCAGCAGCTTTcatctgctgccagcccagaaCTGGAGGAGCAGTAATGCAGAAAATCAGCAAGTCTTTCTGACTCCTCTTGTCTGCGCTGATAAAAACTGCCAAATGTGTGGGTCTGTCTTACTTTCTGAAACGGCTTTAGCGCAGTTACCGCATTCTGGAGAATTTAGCGTGTGGCTTCACTCTGTGAGTACTAGGGCATTAAATACAGGCAGATAAATCAGGGATGAGAAATATTTACATACTGTTGCACTGAAGTCaggggttttaatttttttttttttttttccccagagtgcAGACAAGGCAACCAGCTACCTACAGTTCAATGTGCAGGCAGTTTGAAATTTTACCATGGCTTGTTTTCCCTAGGGAAGGCTGCTAAACCTAGACACTTGTAAATTGTAAAAATCAATGTGTACAGAACACAAAGTAAAGCAAATGTAAGCACAAGaggaattcagaaataaaaatgttaatggaTGCGAGAATAACAGTAATTCACCTGGCTCACgcatgaagaaaattttccaagAGGATGTAAATCAGAAGGATCCAAGGCTGGCAGCCGTGAGGATTAGGCTGGATAATAGGGCcatttcctctgcctttccctgccGGCTGCTCCCCTGCACAAGGCTGCTTAAAggaggggctgcccaaagatGCCTGCCGagcatcctgctgcagcctcacaGAGAGGTGAGACACTGCTGCCAGGGGGTAGGTGGCCACAGGAGAATGGGCTTTGAAAACCAAGAGAAGGCGTTTCCCTCCTAGAGCAGTATTTTTGGCTTAGATGTTTTTTAGTTATTAGTGAGCTATTCTGGCAATGCCACACCGAGGGCCTTCtagagcagcagaagagagcaATCTAGCACTCTGCTGCCAGTAAGCAGAGAGGGATTGTTGTCACCTCCTGACAGCTTTTCCTGGCTACGCAGGACTGCCTCTGAGCTAGCCTTTCTTAACTATTCTTGGGAATTTTCCATATAGTTCCCTTTCCTCATTCCCAGACTACTGTTGTCCTTGCCTACTTTGACCTCTCAGAATGCCAGCGTCTGTGGCCTTTTGTGTTCCTCGTTTGGGCTCGGTCAGACAAATCTTGTCTTGCTCTGACGTGACTCAGCAAAAAACACCTCTGGGTACCTTTGTGGGGTCTCAGCACCTGATAGAAGACTATCGTGAGAGCAGAGTCATGCATATCCATGCAGAGCCGTGGGCCGCGCCGCTGCCCGGCTGTCCTTTTGGCTGGCAGCTTTCTGCTGGATCAACAGGGGAGCTGTGCGCCGTCATGGGATCTTGGCACCCGCAAACGTGCGTATGACAAAGAGCAGTGTCGCCTGGCACAAACCCAGTGACGTGCCCGTCCTGGTTTAATCATCACCTGGAACGCTACTAAAGCtgggcaaaaccaaaaaaaaagtccGCTTAGCTCCGGGCTGCCTTGTGACTGTCAAATTCCATGACAAAAATACCCCAGCGGGGATAGCACCTGCTAGTATGCCAGGCTGGCTTGCCAGCCGTGGGCTGCTCTCCTCCATTCCTGTTTTCCACTGCCTTTTTCTGCGGGAGGGGAAGCATCCATTGCTCTCAGAGCAGTTTTGCCCATCCT
Encoded here:
- the GJA5 gene encoding gap junction alpha-5 protein, yielding MGDWSFLGEFLEEVHKHSTVVGKVWLTVLFIFRMLVLGTAAESSWGDEQSDFMCDTQQPGCENVCYDKAFPISHVRFWVLQIIFVSTPSLVYMGHAMHTVRMEEKRKMKEAEIEAREMKSNGDTYYQQKCAAAEKAELSCWDESGGKIILRGSLLNTYVYSILIRTAMEVAFIVGQYVLYGIFLETLYICQRAPCPHPVNCYVSRPTEKNVFIVFMLAVAVLSLFLSLAELYHLGWKKAKERCSRSYKPSPSTAPGRLESAPQVERAQMYTPPPDFNQCLSSPNGKFISPFSNKMASQQNTANFATEKVHGQEDAAGEGPFIKSSYVESPEVANECVAPAFPENYFNEKRRFSKTSRASSKARSDDLSV